The DNA window ACAATTTAATTActtgtaattttattataatttttttttttttaaagtaatgcTATTATCCATATAGGAGATGAATTCCTCGGCCCATTATGCGCCGCTTAGTCTTGTCCCCATGGGCCATGGCCTATGGGTCCTTCTTTTTGGTGCATGATGGAATTGTGGACTTAACTTGGGGAAATCCTTGCTTTAAAATGAACGACGCAATATTAAGTAGGCGTTTAATCATAAAATTTGAGATGTTATAGTATTAGTACTTTTGAAGATGTGAAgctttttgaagaaaattataCTACCTTCACAAAAAAAGGATAGTATCATATCGTATATCAAgaatattttttgttctgtATATTTTTACAATATCTTACATCAAAAAACATAGAAACATATAAATCTAAGAAAAGTACATATTTAGATGAATTTGAAAGACTAACAAAATATGATTGAAGTTGTTGACTTTAAACTAGAGAATTATCATTCAGATGTTGAACCTATATATGCTTAGCTTGCacacattttttgaaaaacatcaaaaatattttcaagtgaaaataaaaaatgctgAGTAGCCCTGGTTGAAGCTTATACCAAGGTAGGTATATATGTTGTAAATATTTATTAGGCATATGGGCAAATATAGATTTGACAGGTCATGTTCAATATAATAATGTCTATGTTGTACCTCTACATGACTAGGCATTTCTCTATTATGTTCATTGTATATaatgatatttgattgaatataactttatttttttttaccaaatatgCTTTTGAtacatatagaaaaaatatctttaaatttttaatatggaACACATCATCATaacatgattttcttttgaaagattaaaaagAATGATTGATATAGATCAAATGCAAGGGCATCTAAGGGTGTGATCTAGTGATCAATAAAGTGACTGAGAATGCTGAGGTTTTAGGTTCACAACTCAGAGGAGACATATAAAACTTCTTCACATATTCAATTTCTtgtatattttaaattctttgaaTGAAAATAAATGTCTTTAAAAATCTTGATTCCGCGACCAACATAGTAAATGTATTTATCAGGTTGTCCAAGtgatctcaaaaagattttgagtTAACGGACACAACAATTATTCCGTTGAAAAGAAAGTCTTTCTTGGAGAGTAATTATATTGAAATCTTTTGAATGTCAACTCCATTACCCCACTTAAAAACATCCATGTTACAGGactataatataattaattaaatacaataataaattaataatcataTCTATTGATACTCAATTAGAATCAAGATCAAGTTTTGGTGGGGTTAATTTTTAACTCAACGACAAAATATGCTGTTGCCACTAgtatattgtttttgttttttgggtTCTCATCGTTGTCCAGTATCTATTTTAAGTATAACTACTTTAAATTTGTATCAGAAAATCATCCTGCTTTGAGAGGATAAGTAACTCCATTCTCAGAGCTCAAATTCATGATTTCTGGTTAAGAATGAGTTTGATGGTATCATGTTATCACTAGAATATAGCTAGCacctttttaatttgttcaaatttaacaatataaattgtttaaaagttgtaattaaaaaattaaagtagttGAGCAATAAAATTAGATTAAGGAAAAATTGGCCTCAATAAGGAAATTCCTTTTCAACTTGTAACTGATGGctgtcccttttttttttttttttgtacacgGTTGCAATTTTCTTGTGTGACCTTTATTCCCTATGACATTTGGAACGGTTGTAACTAAAAGACTGGAATCTTATTATACTTTTTCGAGTTTAAATATATCGTCTTTGTAACTATTAAAAATCATACAAAAGGTAACTATAAGTCTGTTTATAATAAATGCCAAGTAACTTGAAAAGTATGATAAGTAAAATGTTACGACAGGTCAAACTACATTAATAGTGCATGCAACATAACTTTATAATACTGTTAATGTATGtaaatagttattattatatatatatatatatatatatatatattaactttaTGGGCGTGTTTGGTAGTAGAAatacatttttaagaaaagattttattttatatttatattcgGTTGATCAAAATTTTTAGAGATTATTTtcagtagattttttttttaaaatgactttcCTAAGACGACAAGTTAAATAGTGATATTCTACATTAGTTATTTCTTCTTCACCCTCCAACACATCTCAGCTCCACCACCCTACAACCGTTCAATCCTCTATAACATTTGCCTaagttatgtataatttcttttggaataatatattttgcttactttgcaaacaacaaataaataagtaattgatttattttcataaaaaaacatttttcttcttatcaaacacaccctatgtcttttctctttctttgtttacagagaaaagaataataaaaaggaaaaaaacaaagaaggtTGGCACTTGGCAGGATAATATTATTCCATAATATAACCTAACCCCTCTTCCCATTAATTTTGGTGATTTGTTGGTAAAGTGAGTTTATCAATGCATGAAACATCCCCTTTAGTTCTTGATGACTCCTACTAATGCATGAATCACCCCCTTCTCAAACAAAGCTTTGGGATCCAAACTTTTAGGCCTCattttatgcatatatatatagtaggttCTATTattaacttcttttttatataaatacttTATGGTATAAAAGACAAGAtctttataaaaagaaaatggatagAGAACTATTTAGCCACGTGATTGATTGGTTATATATGATCAATTTTATTGAATTACTATCTTTATGATCACATTACAAATGCATGAATCATCCCCATCTAGTTCTTGATGATGACTATCAACGCATGAGTCCTCCCTTTTTAATTGTTCATGACCCTACCTTACCTTCCAGTCCTGTGAAAGCTTACAATGAAGCACAATTttgtgtttttaaattttattttattttgttgtataGTAGGAACAAATAGAGAGAGATCTGTATCGTTTGGTGTGACGGATAAGAATAAATAgtcttgaaataaaaaaatagttatgagATAAAAATTTGgtgtcttgtttggttgtcatgtttgtgataacttatcccaccatttataccatagtgatggaataagttatcccaggataatTAATCTTGGGATAACTTGTTCTCAACTAAACGACAGAAGAAAACTTCACATTTAACATAGCTCAATAAAATTCAATCGTATCAGTCAAtctgtttaaaatttgtttaaagaCAAGTAGTATGAAACAAATTATAAGTGAAGAAACGCATCACAATCTAATTCGAATAACTCAAGTTTAAAGTTTGAAACGAGTTATATTTGTACATTCACAcgtattttaattaaatttcatgTGACAAAACTCTCGATAATCATTTGAAGTAGTTTTcgaatatataatattttatactcaCTAACAAAACTCTGGATCTAATTCTGATTTTCTGCTCTTTCATTGTTTTTatcccaaaagaaaagaaatgaaaagaagCACATGCATAAAAACAGCTAGCAATATTCTTTGTTTTTATGATGAGAATGAATTCCATTTTTATTCCCATCACACTAAAGTACCTTTCTTTTCTTAGTTCTTACAAGGTAACAGAATGGAGTCAGGTAGGGCCAGCGGTTCAAATCCTcttcgaaaaattatattatttatagtaTATGTTGAATCTTTTTTGGCTTTTTTCGTACgtttacttttcatattttgaaatccCTTAGTGAAAATTTTGGCTTCGCCACTGCCAGGTAATCGATCCTTATTACTATGAGTCACGAATATTCATGTATCATAGAGAGTATTGCTGCTTAATTCTTCTTTAAATTTCGAACCGGAATATGAAATAATTGCGTGTCCAGAGTTAcgtaaataattaagaaaaaatatttgttttaactgagagaaatattcattttttgtacCAGAAAAGGAAATATTTCTATTCTCTCGTATTGTCTCACCTGTTCCAACTTTTTTCCATGTCCATCTTGATAATATGATTCACTTTATATTCCTTTTTGCCTTTTTCCTGTAGCGGAATTCGATAGATGTTCGTTATTCCAGGTTTGAGCCTCCTGGAAGCTAAACTTGGGCACCTATCATGGTAACACGTACCCTTAATGTTCGattcaagattttaagtttataGATAATAAATTCTATAGCTTATGTTTGGTTcggaataaaattatttatacattttAAGTAAATTTCTCACAAGATCTGGCTAGCTCAAGCTATTGGTTCTGCCAAATCCGTAACTAATGATATAGAGTCTGGCCCTGATTCTTACCACAACCTTGCATACGAAAGCTTTCAATGTAACAGTATTATTAGGAGAGTAGGTCCTTGCATTATTCTCTTGAAAATAAAAGGCTGTTTGTGTACATGCATATCCAATTATTATAGGTTAAATTCACAAATTTGATCAAACAACTTCACAACAAAGATTATGGTGAAATGGTAAGTAATCTTTCATCCTTAAGTAGATGTCTCAGGGAAGTCGCCTttgcctttgttagggagcgctttaCTTTACCCCCAATGTGGGTACCGAACACCGAGTGGGGAAGCCAAAAAAAACATCATATTTACGCAGCTTTCCTCGGAACGCATCTTTCTTGGTAAACTGAAATATAATTCAACAATGCAACCTTAGTGTGTAACTGACCGCAACAAAGTATGTTGTCAGTTTTACCTATGTATAAAGAAGGTGTTGTGAAAGAATGTTGCAGCAGTCTGGTAATGATGAAACATCATTTTGTTCAAGTACACGCTGTGCCAACATGAGCActtcaacaaaacaaaaaggaacacttgcaagaaaatcaaatatgtGGCTATTGATTATTGAACTCTGCATTTGGAGAAACTGGGTTTCTAATTCTAACAGACCATGCCACGTCTAAGTAAAATCTAAAAGCAAAAGTATTCAACTTCACCGCTGCCACAGCAGCTGTAAGAACAACCGATCCactaaaagcaaaaaaaatcacAGAACTTTTTTATCCCGTGTTTGTAGAGTTAGAAAATCTCTCATCATCTGAACCAGATTTATTCCGGTAGAAAAGTTGCAAGTGCTATCAGTGATGATGATCATCATCGTCATGTCCATCAGGAGGTCCTCCAGGGCCAACCACCTTCAACTGTTGCATAGAATTAAAATCATTCCCAGTATGAGCTTCATTATGAGTAAAAGCTTAAGAAATTAAGGTTTGCATGGGTAACAATTGATGGCTACAATTAGCTGATTACAGCTCAGATTCCACTCTCAaaaattggaagaaaaaaagagggAAGCAATCTGTAAAGGAATCTGAAATTTCCCCTGATTAAGGAGTGCCGTGGGCTTTCACCAGGGGTGAGCTAGTAAGGGCCCAATAATCCCCTTCGTTGGAAAACTACATTGTTTAtaaatggttaaaattattttttatatatataccataGATGTTGAACCCCCTTTGGCTTcttcaaatgtttttttttttttggacaaagGTAACAGTTCTTCAAAtgtttacttcttcatattttgaaaccCCTGGCTCCACCACTGCCTTTCAAATCTCTAAAAATTCCCAACAGCCTAGAACATGATAATATGACCCAAGAATACAGAAATTCAGTACTTACCACAAAATGCTGCGCACATACTGGGCATTCATGTGGCTTGCCCTTTTCTAGCCAGAACCAAACAACATCATGTTCATCTTCTGTTAAATTAGAAAATGACATAGAAGATTAAGTGAACTTCCTAAAGGAAAAAACCAGTAATAGAGACATTTTTTTATCTGAATCTGTAAAGAAGACTTACCGCCTTCATCTCCTGGACATCCTACAATTCTTTTGTCGTAGTAGGATTCAACAACAGCTGGTGCTTCCTACATTtgtaatatattcaaaatatttgatcATGTTACCACACATCTAATTGGTAAGATAACTTATTACTGTAGTAGCTTATATCAATCTAAAGAATGTCCTCACATAATCCTTTGTTTTTTGATGATAAATAATTCTTTATCGATAAATAATTCTTTATCCTGAACCATACATAAGAAGCAACAGCGGTCCACGtcgaaattaaatttttctatAGGCTCATAAGCACACAATATGTTTTACATTAGCAGATCACATCACTGACAGtcataaaataattacatttgagtgttttaaaatgtaaaacACAAGAAGTCAAGCGGAAATTTTCTAGTCACAACAAATTGGACATTGAGACCTACGTGCTGAGAGGACCTGATTCAGGGATGAGCTTGACATGACTATATGAGTAGGTTCAGAGTTTGACAAGTTTCTAGTGATCTATTTTTCTGAAAGGTGTAAATGGCATTTCATTGATGTCAAAACCTATGTTGcacagactcttcaaaaatgtcgagGGGTGCGTGTCAGATTCACCAAAAGTAgggtatttttggagaatccgacatgGGTGCGGcatcgaaagtgaagagtctgCGCAACTTAGGTCGAAACTCAAAACAGCCAAGTGCTGTGATAttacaacatcaacaataaaGAAGGTTTACAAAGTGAAGATCAGAGAGCGAAAAACAGAAGAAAAAGTAGATTTGGCTGATAATTAGAGCCTCATGTATACATGTAGAAGTTCTAAAGCCTCCAGTATGGTATCAGCGTTCTGGTGAATTCTGAAAGATCTGGTCGAAGTACACATACTCAGGCAAAATGAAGTTCCTTTGTGACAAATCTGAGAATCTGTAGCGATTAGTTTAAGCTACTCACACCAAAGAAAATGGTATGCCACATAATTTGACATGCATGCATGTGCACTTATTCACACATGTACATGTCTTTTTGTTGGTGCAAGATTATGCCTTATCCAaaacaacattatttttataaaaaaaaaaggatgacaAGTTACAACCCATCTAAGCTTGACCATGTTTTATTTCCACGTATAAATGTTGACAGAAGATACCCATCCAAAAtgatcattttttgtttctatGTACAAGCTAATTACAGAAATTGAAAAGATTTGTACTCCAGCTTATTAGAATGTGAAAGAACATTGGGAAATGAACATAAGCACGTGAACTAGGGGCAATATTTGAATGATAAGAACACTAGCAACTAGAGCTCACATGTCATCTAACAGCTAGCATTGAACATGATTCATACAAGGAGATAGCATTGACTACTCAATCTTCCACAGCAATAGACATACTTGAAGAAGAAGTAAGCAACATTGCACTTCAATTAAATAGATTTCTTTTATCATGATCGTGTTCATAATAAATacagaaaatggtcaaaaatatcCTTGAACTACgcaaaattgaacaaaaatgccATCAGTTAATAGTTTGGTTTACAAATGCCCATGCCATCAACAGTTTGTTCCAAAAATATGATTAGACTCACTTGAAGCAAGAATAGAAAGGAGAGGAAGTGAGACAAGATTCTATTCCCCTTTTTGGTAAGAAAGTGAAGTATAGAGAATTGACAGTTCTCACTCTTTTCTAACCCTTTCAAAATTGAACATAAGAGAAGTGCAGCTCATCCACTTCTACGTCACTCGTGCCAAAAAACATAAGGGAAGCAAACGAACTCATTCCAGTGCCCTTTCCCTCCTTAAATTAAAGGAAACACAACATCATGTTTACTATGGAGGTTTGAGACAGTAATCCATTCTTACTAATTATGATGGATCAAATGCTGCACCATGGCATGTTCCATCGATGAAAGAGGGAAAAGCAGCACCTACCTACGGATTATTACATCACTTAAGAAAGTCACAGTGGctttatgaaaatttcagaACTAGATATATGTGAAGGAACATAAAATTGGAATTTTACAAGGCGACATGTACATTTTTTTTCAGACACTTGTATTATACATATCCAACAAAATAAATACTGAATGGGGGACAAAACTTCAGTTTAGTTAAACTCGATATGACCTAATGGAATTGTACTCGTATATATTACTAGTTTATCGAGAAAGTCAGTCAAATGCCTAAAGAACAGCTACTTCCAACAATACCTATCGTTGAGTCATGCACGTTATCCATGATAGGGAGAGGTACCCATCATTACAAGTGCAAACTACTGATTCTATCTTATAAAACAATACGCATCAGATAAGATAAAACTACTTCATTAACAGACAACAAATGTAACAAAAAACAAGAACTAGTAACCACACTGACCTTTGTGCCAAAAGGACCCTCAGGAAAGTTAATGGCGAGAAGATCCTTTCCCTACGCAAGCAAAAAATTACACATAAAGTATCAGTTATAGTCACAACTACACCTAAatcaatatatttgaattagagCTATAAGTACAACCACAACCAAACATATAACATCCAATTCCTAAAGGATGAAGCTCACTCACTTGAATCTCAGCTTCAAGCTCTTCGCGTTCGTGACCAGTAGCAATTGGCATTACatcctccactttcttaacaacaTTCGCTGTTCCACACAACAACAATTTTTATTCTCATCACAATCCATTCACAACAAAAACaaaccaaatatatatacatgtttatatataaatatgcctatataaatataaacaatatatgCGTGTGCGAATAAATGAGTAAGATCTGATGAAATTAGTGTTACCAGAAGCAGTACTGAAGTGACGGGAGATGAAAGGAACCGTAGGTCGGAAAGTCGCCGGAGAAGAAGATAGGGAGGTGGCGGCGGCGGCGGCGGAAAGACGATTGGATTTAGCGGTAGATCGGAGTGGGCTTAGAGTCCGAACCTGGGAAGAAAGTCTTCTCCACATGATTTTCTTCAAGGAGTTAGGGTTCCGATTTGATCTCAGGTGTGGATGAGATCAATAGTTCTTGCTCTCTCTTTCCCGTTGTTGATGCTTTTTTTTTGAAGGAGAATTTTGGGAGTGGAAAATGAGAGAGCGTAAGGGTGGCACAGGCCCGAAGCCCATGGGTTGACTCGCTCGTGCGACAATTTCTCACGAGTGTGGATACCTCTTTTGTGAAATGTGAGTTTCTAATTTTAACTATACTctacattttcctttttaaggattaaataataattttaccacCAGAATTTATTcacatttcaatattttaaagcGCTTTTTTCTGGTAGAAATCTTTATAAGTATtcatagttttaaaaaaatataaaacataaagtCTTCTTTGTCCCAACATCATATATTTGGAGAAAATCATTCTCGATTGCAACCACACAACTCAAACACACATGTcgttcaaaaattatatatttgtaccTTCTAATTTATAAATAGTAACATatcacaaattatttttcaaatatttataataatgtcACTCTCTTGTTTCAACTCCTGATTAATTCTaaagtattttatttaattgtcaAATCTTAATAAATTGCTAAGTATATTTTCATGTCATTTACAACTAGTCATTCAATCGTCCAATGATTAAAGAAATTCATTCTCCATTCATGATCAAATAATTCAAACAACTAGGCAATTTAGATCAATTTATTATCAAAGACCTTTATTCTCATTACTATCATTGACCTGATAACAAGTCTCACAAATTTAATCAAGGGCATCATCAACATTTAtccaacaacaaaaacatacaTGATCACATAAAGAAAATAATCGCCATTAATTAATCCATAGATAAAACAAGAAATAGTTCATAAA is part of the Solanum stenotomum isolate F172 chromosome 8, ASM1918654v1, whole genome shotgun sequence genome and encodes:
- the LOC125874224 gene encoding putative cytochrome c oxidase subunit 5b-like; translated protein: MWRRLSSQVRTLSPLRSTAKSNRLSAAAAATSLSSSPATFRPTVPFISRHFSTASANVVKKVEDVMPIATGHEREELEAEIQGKDLLAINFPEGPFGTKEAPAVVESYYDKRIVGCPGDEGEDEHDVVWFWLEKGKPHECPVCAQHFVLKVVGPGGPPDGHDDDDHHH